A stretch of Rhinoderma darwinii isolate aRhiDar2 chromosome 4, aRhiDar2.hap1, whole genome shotgun sequence DNA encodes these proteins:
- the LOC142760511 gene encoding speedy protein 1-A-like, producing the protein MKKTISWCQSANALSRDKTGFFFSDQSDSGLFVIDYWIQFSVLGDSPPTASEERRDDMSSRFPGRGGETARKRKRELIALYEEETSPSAVQEETQKRRKDDLTQQQEEMAAFFSLLEDEHIRLFLARDSCMKISDKYLLAMVLEYFRRAGLSTKEYRKNFFPALFLANQFEEEEDDYRQEIYPWALGQKWTLKRERLLRKRSQLLLRIGFRAWVDRATCDLIMAQDPLHWAWKRQRQYHHSWAVHYFRRDKFTINGPWSIPPSCSLCETSLLHPCKGKLYRTDNKEEPDTADL; encoded by the exons ATGAAAAAAACCATCAGTTGGTGCCAGTCAGCGAATGCTCTTTCTAGAGATAAGACAGGCTTCTTTTTTTCTGATCAAAGCGACTCAGGACTTTTTGTTATTGATTATTGGATCCAGTTCAGCGTGTTGGGAGATTCACCACCAACTGCCAGTGAAGAGAG aAGAGACGACATGAGCTCCAG ATTCccaggaagaggaggagagaCCGCCCGCAAGAGGAAGAGAGAGCTCATCGCTCTTTATGAAGAAGAGAC TTCACCATCTGCCGTCCAAGAAGAGACCCAGAAGAGGAGGAAGGATGACCTGacgcagcagcaggaggagatggctgctttcttcagTCTCCTTG AGGATGAACACATCAGGCTTTTTCTCGCCAGGGACAGCTGCATGAAGATTTCGGACAAG TATCTCCTGGCGATGGTCCTTGAGTACTTCAGAAGAGCCGGACTAAGTACCAAGGAGTATAGAAAGAACTTCTTTCCAGCTTT GTTCTTAGCCAACCAGTTTGAGGAGGAAGAAGATGATTATCGACAAGAGATCTACCCCTGGGCCTTAGGACAGAAATGGACTCTGAAGAGGGAACGTCTACTCCGTAAACGCAGCCAGTTACTCCTCCGGATTGGATTTAGAGCTTGGGTAGACCGGGCCACCTGTGATCTG ATCATGGCACAAGACCCCTTGCATTGGGCATGGAAAAGACAGAGGCAGTACCATCATAGCTGGGCAGTTCACTACTTCAGAAGAGATAAATTCACCATCAATGGCCCATGGAGCATCCCCCCATCCTGCTCGCTTTGTGAGACCAGCCTTCTCCATCCTTGCAAGGGGAAATTGTACCGCACAGACAACAAGGAGGAACCCGACACCGCAGATTTATAA